The Streptomyces tendae genome has a window encoding:
- the pdxH gene encoding pyridoxamine 5'-phosphate oxidase encodes MRQDDGVTDRDAVPLDLASMRKQYRTEGLSETDLAATPVEQFARWFAQAAREGGLFEPNAMIVSTADAAGRPSSRTVLLKQFDEAGFVFYTNYASRKGRDLAENPHVSLLFPWHPVARQVIVTGTARRTGRDETAAYFRTRPHGSQLGAWASGQSTVIASREVLDTAYDELAARYPEPERVPVPPHWGGFRVVPETVEFWQGRENRLHDRLRYVAVPGGGWRVERLAP; translated from the coding sequence ATGCGGCAGGATGACGGCGTGACCGACCGAGACGCCGTTCCCCTCGATCTCGCCTCGATGCGCAAGCAGTACCGGACCGAAGGGCTCTCCGAGACCGACCTCGCCGCCACCCCCGTCGAGCAGTTCGCGCGCTGGTTCGCGCAGGCCGCACGGGAGGGCGGGCTGTTCGAGCCGAACGCCATGATCGTGTCGACGGCGGACGCGGCGGGCCGGCCCAGCTCGCGCACGGTGCTGCTGAAGCAGTTCGACGAGGCCGGGTTCGTCTTCTACACGAACTACGCCTCCCGCAAGGGCCGTGACCTCGCCGAGAACCCGCATGTCTCACTGCTGTTCCCGTGGCACCCGGTGGCCCGGCAGGTCATCGTCACCGGCACGGCGCGGCGCACCGGCCGCGACGAGACGGCCGCGTACTTCCGCACCCGGCCGCACGGCTCGCAGCTGGGCGCGTGGGCCAGCGGCCAGTCGACGGTGATCGCGTCCCGCGAGGTGCTCGACACGGCGTACGACGAGCTGGCGGCGCGCTACCCGGAGCCCGAGCGGGTGCCGGTGCCGCCGCACTGGGGCGGTTTCCGGGTGGTGCCGGAGACGGTGGAGTTCTGGCAGGGCCGCGAGAACCGCCTCCACGACCGCCTGCGCTACGTCGCCGTGCCCGGCGGGGGCTGGAGGGTGGAGCGACTCGCTCCGTGA
- a CDS encoding TetR/AcrR family transcriptional regulator produces MGGVSTADRAGRVPKQDRSRATRQRLLEAAVACLAEHGWAGSTVSVVAERAGVSRGAAQHHFPTREDLFTAAVEYVAEERSTALRALFPEGAAASDRRAVVAALVGLYTGPLFRAALHLWVAASNEEQLRPRVTELELRVGRESHRIAVELLGADESRPGARETVQGLLDMARGLGLANLLTDDTARRERVVAQWADLLDDALR; encoded by the coding sequence ATGGGTGGTGTGAGCACGGCCGACCGGGCCGGACGCGTCCCCAAGCAGGACCGCAGCCGGGCCACCCGGCAGCGGCTCCTGGAGGCCGCCGTGGCCTGCCTCGCCGAACACGGCTGGGCGGGCTCCACGGTCTCCGTCGTCGCCGAACGCGCGGGCGTCTCCCGGGGGGCGGCCCAGCACCACTTCCCGACCCGGGAGGACCTCTTCACGGCCGCCGTGGAGTACGTCGCCGAGGAACGCTCCACGGCCCTGCGCGCCCTCTTCCCCGAAGGGGCCGCCGCCTCCGACCGCCGCGCGGTGGTCGCCGCCCTCGTCGGCCTCTACACCGGCCCGCTGTTCCGCGCCGCCCTGCACCTGTGGGTGGCCGCCTCCAACGAGGAGCAGCTGCGCCCGCGCGTGACCGAGCTGGAGCTGCGCGTCGGGCGCGAGTCGCACCGCATCGCGGTGGAGCTCCTCGGCGCGGACGAGTCCCGCCCCGGCGCCCGGGAGACCGTGCAGGGCCTCCTGGACATGGCCCGCGGCCTGGGCCTCGCCAACCTCCTCACCGACGACACCGCCCGCCGCGAACGGGTGGTCGCCCAGTGGGCGGACCTCCTGGACGACGCCCTGCGCTGA
- a CDS encoding enoyl-CoA hydratase family protein, whose protein sequence is MTLIGRSRTRGVETLSLDAPERRNALSAALVGDLAAALTDAGKDPGVRAVVLTHTGNTFSAGADLKDPPAPSALVGLLRQIVELPRPVVARVTGHVRAGGLGLLAACDVAVASRAATFAFTEVRIGVAPAVISLPLLPRTDPRALARYYLTGERFDADEAARVGLLTAAGDDVDDTLAPVLDGLRRSAPEALAETKRLLTARVLETFDRDAGALTALSARLFASAHAREGMTAFLERRDPEWVV, encoded by the coding sequence GTGACCCTGATAGGCCGCAGTCGCACCCGGGGCGTCGAGACCCTGTCCCTCGACGCCCCGGAGCGCCGCAACGCCCTGTCCGCCGCACTCGTCGGCGACCTCGCCGCCGCGCTCACCGACGCCGGGAAGGACCCCGGCGTCCGCGCGGTGGTCCTCACCCACACCGGCAACACCTTCAGCGCCGGCGCCGACCTCAAGGACCCGCCCGCCCCCTCCGCGCTGGTCGGGCTGCTCCGGCAGATCGTCGAGCTGCCCAGACCGGTCGTCGCCCGGGTCACCGGGCACGTCCGCGCGGGCGGCCTCGGACTGCTCGCCGCCTGCGACGTCGCCGTCGCCTCCCGCGCGGCCACGTTCGCCTTCACCGAGGTGCGCATCGGGGTCGCCCCCGCGGTGATCTCCCTGCCGCTGCTGCCCCGCACCGACCCCCGTGCGCTGGCCCGCTACTACCTCACCGGGGAGCGGTTCGACGCCGACGAGGCCGCCCGCGTCGGCCTGCTCACCGCGGCCGGTGACGACGTCGACGACACCCTCGCCCCCGTCCTCGACGGGCTGCGCCGGTCCGCCCCCGAGGCCCTGGCCGAGACGAAACGGCTGCTCACGGCTAGGGTGCTGGAGACCTTCGACCGGGACGCGGGCGCCCTGACCGCGCTCTCGGCCCGCCTCTTCGCCTCCGCGCACGCACGCGAGGGCATGACGGCGTTCCTCGAACGACGGGATCCGGAATGGGTGGTGTGA
- a CDS encoding 4-coumarate--CoA ligase family protein → MFRSEYADVTPVDLPIHEAVLGRAAEFGNVPALIDGTDGTTLTYEQLDRFHRRVSAGLAGAGVRKGDVLALHSPNTIAFPTAFYAATRAGASVTTVHPLATPEEFAKQLTDSAARWIVTVSPLLDSARRAAELAGGVEEIFVCDSAPGHRSLIDMLASTAPEPVVDIDPAEDVAALPYSSGTTGIPKGVMLTHRQIATNLAQLQPAITAGPGDRILAVLPFFHIYGLTALMNAPLRHGATVVVLPRFDLEQFLAAVQNHRITALYVAPPIVLALAKHPLVAQYDLSSLKHVISAAAPLDASLAAACAQRLGLPPVGQAYGMTELSPGTHVVPLDLMEEAPPGTVGKLIAGTEMRIVSLDDPGKDLGPGESGEILIRGPQVMKGYLGRPDATAAMIDEDGWLHTGDVGHVDDDGWLFVVDRVKELIKYKGFQVAPAELEALLLTHPGVADAAVIGVYNDDGNEVPHAFVVRHPSAPELTEGEVMMYVAEHVAPYKRVRHVTFIDGVPRAASGKILRRELRTAHKEPS, encoded by the coding sequence ATGTTCCGCAGCGAGTACGCAGACGTCACGCCGGTCGACCTCCCCATCCACGAGGCGGTGCTCGGGCGCGCCGCCGAGTTCGGGAACGTCCCGGCGCTGATCGACGGCACCGACGGCACCACCCTCACCTACGAACAGCTGGACCGCTTCCACCGGCGGGTCTCCGCCGGGCTCGCCGGGGCGGGCGTGCGCAAAGGGGACGTGCTCGCCCTGCACAGCCCCAACACGATCGCCTTCCCCACCGCCTTCTACGCGGCGACCCGCGCGGGCGCCTCCGTCACCACCGTGCATCCCCTCGCCACGCCCGAGGAGTTCGCGAAGCAGCTGACGGACAGCGCGGCCCGCTGGATCGTCACCGTCTCGCCGCTGCTGGACTCCGCACGCCGGGCCGCCGAACTCGCGGGCGGGGTCGAGGAGATCTTCGTCTGCGACAGCGCGCCCGGACACCGCTCGCTGATCGACATGCTCGCCTCCACGGCCCCCGAGCCGGTCGTCGACATCGACCCCGCCGAGGACGTCGCCGCGCTGCCGTACTCCTCCGGGACGACCGGCATCCCCAAGGGCGTGATGCTCACCCACCGGCAGATCGCCACCAACCTCGCCCAGCTCCAGCCGGCGATCACGGCGGGTCCCGGCGACCGCATCCTCGCCGTGCTGCCGTTCTTTCACATCTACGGCCTCACGGCCCTGATGAACGCCCCGCTGCGGCACGGCGCGACCGTCGTCGTGCTGCCGCGCTTCGACCTGGAGCAGTTCCTCGCGGCCGTCCAGAACCACCGCATCACCGCCCTCTACGTCGCCCCGCCGATCGTGCTGGCCCTCGCCAAGCACCCCCTCGTCGCCCAGTACGACCTCAGCTCGCTGAAACACGTCATCAGCGCCGCCGCGCCCCTGGACGCGAGCCTCGCCGCCGCCTGCGCGCAGCGGCTCGGCCTGCCCCCGGTCGGCCAGGCGTACGGCATGACGGAGCTGTCGCCCGGCACCCACGTCGTACCGCTGGACCTCATGGAGGAGGCCCCGCCCGGCACCGTCGGCAAGCTCATCGCCGGCACCGAGATGCGGATCGTGTCCCTCGACGACCCCGGCAAGGACCTCGGTCCGGGCGAGTCCGGGGAGATCCTCATCCGCGGCCCGCAGGTGATGAAGGGCTACCTCGGACGCCCCGACGCCACCGCCGCGATGATCGACGAGGACGGCTGGCTGCACACCGGCGACGTGGGTCATGTGGACGACGACGGGTGGCTGTTCGTCGTCGACCGGGTGAAGGAGCTCATCAAGTACAAGGGCTTCCAGGTCGCGCCCGCCGAGCTGGAGGCGCTGCTGCTCACCCACCCCGGTGTCGCCGACGCGGCCGTCATCGGCGTCTACAACGACGACGGCAACGAGGTCCCGCACGCCTTCGTCGTCCGCCACCCCTCCGCCCCGGAACTCACCGAGGGCGAGGTCATGATGTACGTCGCCGAGCACGTCGCCCCGTACAAGCGGGTCCGGCACGTCACCTTCATCGACGGCGTGCCCCGCGCCGCCTCCGGAAAGATCCTGCGCCGCGAACTCCGGACGGCGCACAAGGAGCCCTCGTGA